The Hydrogenothermus marinus DNA segment GGCACCATATAAAGTTGTAATCATAGCAACAGCCATACCTGGACCAAGAGCAGAAGGATCATTTAAGTTTTGGAGCATCTGAATAAGTCCTATTAAAGTACCAATCATACCAAAAGCTGGGAATAACTCTCCTAAAGCATCCCATATAGCTATTTCTGTAGACAAATCTTGCTCATATTTTGTAAGAGCAGCTTCTGCATTTTCCTTTATCTGTTCTATTTCTATACCATCAACAAGCATTCTCATTAAATCTCCAAAAAATGGATCTCGTTCATAAAATGAATCAATCTCTGCTTCTAAGGATAATATTCCATCTTTTCTAACTTTTGTAAGTATATTTACTAAAAAATCTATATGCTCTTGTATATTAGGAACTGTAGGCTTAAATGCTTTTACTATTGCTTTTAAACCTTTTATAAATTCCGGTAGAGGATAAGACGCTAAAGATGCAGAAAGACCTCCTCCTATAACAATAAGGATAGAAGGTATATTTACAAAGGCCATTGGGCTTCCGCCCATTACTATTGAAACAATTATCAATAAAAATGCAGCTATAATACCAATTAGTGTAGCTATATCCATTGATTATCCCTTTGTTTTTTTATATTGTTTTAAAAATTCCATCTGCTTTACTTTTATAAAATCTTCAAGAATTTTAGAATACTCTTTTTTAAGATTTATAAATTGAATTCCAAAGCAAATTCTATCTTCTCTGTCATAGATATTTTTTATTTTCCCTTCTGTTTCTATGATTTTATTTTCTATATATATTTCTAAATTCAACTCAGCTCCGAGATTGAATATTTTTATATTATTATCTTCGGTTTTAGGAATACAAAATTTTAATCCACTTATACTAAGATCTTCTGTTTTAAAAGAAAAGCTTAAATCTTTAATATAAATTTTAATTGGAATAGTTACTGGAATTCTAATGTCTTTTCTCCTTTGGATTCTTTCCAAATGGAAAGTATGTGGCAATTTTAGTATAGTTCTATCATTTTCTTTGTATATATCTTCTATGATAGATTCAAATCTATAAATAGCATCGTTATTTCTTATAAAGGAAATTAATACTTTTTCTCCTTTTTCAATTCTAACAGGAACTGGATCTAATACTGCCCAGTACATATAAAGTTCATCTTTATCAACTAATGCAACATCTACCCTTCTATCTTCTAAAATAAGATTTCCTGACTGAAATAAATCAATATCTTTTGTAGTAGTTAAAGGCATAAATGGAGGAACAATATCAAATCCTAAAACTTTTCTCATATGTCTTATTTTTTCTTGATCAAAATTAGGATTTTCCTTGATATATGTATCTATTATCTTTTCAAAAGTTTGTTTAACTTCTAATGCAAGATAAGGATCTCTATTTATTTTGTGAGCTGTATTCCATAAAATTTCTACCTCTTCAGTTGTAAGTCCTATTTCTCTTGCTGTATCTATAAATAATTTTTTTAATCTTCTTTTTTCTAATATATTTTTAAAATTGTAAGAAAATAAAATAATCCCTGCAATTGCTGAAAATAGGAATATTACAATTAGTATTCCTTCTATAGAAACACCTTTTTCTGTAGTCCTTTTAAAAGCCTCTACTAAAATATTTACTCTTTCATCCATTATTTTGTTATTTCCTTAATTCTTTCTACAACTTCATTTATTATCCAATCTGGTGTAGATGCACCAGCACTTATTCCTACTCTTTCTTTACCTTCAAACCATTTAGGCTGTAATTCATCTGCTTTTTCTATATGGTAAGTATTTGGATTTAAAGCTCTGGATATTTGAGCTAATCTATTTGTATTTCCACTATGTTTTCCCCCTATTATTATCATAATATCGACATTTGGAGCTATTTTTTTTACCTCTTCTTGTCTAACAGATGTTGCATCACATATTGTATTAAATATTTTTACTTCTTCTGTATTTTCTGCTATATATCCAACTGCTTCTCTAAAGAAGTCTTCACTTTGTGTAGTTTGAGATACAATTCCTATTCTTTTTTTATTTGGTAAGTTTTTTATAAGCTCTTCCATATTAGATACTACTATTCCTTTGCCTCCTGACTCTTCCAAATGCCCTAAAATACCAATCACTTCTGGATGTTTATGCTCTCCTATTATTACTACAAAATATCCTTCTTCTACAAGCTGTCTTACTTTTTCATGTACTTTTTTAACAAAAGGGCAAGTGGCATCTATTACATTTACTCCTGCCTCTTTTAATCTTCTTTCTTCTTTTGGTGGTACTCCATGGGATCTTATTAATACTGTATCTCCTTCTTTTAACTGTTGGCCTTCTTCTAATTCTCTAACATTTAAACTTTCTAAGAACTGAACAACCTGTTTATTATGAATAATAGGGCCATCTGTATAAGCTCCTCCAAGTTCTTCTCCTGCTTTTTTTGCTGCATCAACAGCTATTTTTACTCCAAAGCAAAAACCTGCACTTTCTGCTAATATTATTTGAGCCATTATTTTTCCTCCTATTTATTTTGAAAATTTTTAGCTTAAATTTAAATTATAAAATAAAATTGAGGATACAAGTATGGATTATAAAAATCTTAAAAAAGTAGAAGATAAGAATGAAGAATGCTTCAAATGTGGCTCTAAAAAAGAGCTTTATGAAGATCCCAATATAGAAGGTCTTGTTTTTTGTAAAGAATGTTGGCAAGAAAGAATAAAGACAGAAAAGCTTGAAGAATGGGGAATGGAAGAAGAAATTCCTTATGAAGACTGAAGATATTTTTTCAAAAATTTACCTGTCCAAGATTTTTCATTTTTAACTATATCTTCTGGGGTTCCAGTGGCTACAATCTGGCCACCTTTATCTCCTCCTTCTGGACCTAAATCTATAATCCAGTCTGCATTTTTAATTACATCAAGGTTATGCTCAATTACAACAACTGTATTTCCTTTATCTACTAATTTATTTAAAACATCTATAAGTTTTTTTACATCATTAGAATGAAGGCCTGTAGTTGGCTCATCAAGAAGATATAAAGTTCTTCCTGTATCTCTTTTTGAAAGTTCCCTTGATAGTTTTATTCTTTGAGCTTCTCCACCTGACAAGGTAGTAGCAGGTTGTCCTAATTTTATATAATCAAGTCCAACATCATATAAAAGTTTTAGCTTACTTTTTATAGATGGAATATTTTTGAAAAATTCTAATGCCTCTGCTACAGTCATGTCTAAAACATCTGCTATGTTTTTGCCTTTATACTCAATAGATAAAGTTTCCTTGTTATATCTTTTTCCTTGACATACATCACATACAACATAAACATCTGGTAAAAAATGCATCTCTATTTTTATTACTCCCTCTCCTTTACAAGCTTCACATCTACCACCTTTTACATTAAAGGAAAATCTTCCTGGTTTATATCCTCTAAGCTTTGCTTCTGGTGTTGATGCAAATAAATTTCTAATAAGATCAAAAACCTTTGTATATGTAGCTGGATTGGATCTTGGCGTTTTTCCTATAGGAGATTGATCAACATTTATTACTTTGTCTATATTTCCCCAACCATCTATCTTATCGTGTTTTCCAATATAATCTGTTTTATATCCAAAATGTTTTTTGGATGCATTCCATAAAATATCATATATTAAAGTTGATTTACCACTTCCTGAAACTCCTGTAATTGCTACAAATAATCCAAGAGGTATTTCCACATCTATATTTTTTAAATTATGTTCTTTTGCTCCTTTTATTACTAACTTTTTAGAAAAATCTGGTTTCCTTCTTTTTTTCGGAAAAGGAATTTTTAATTTTCCACTTAAATACTTTCCAGTTAAAGAGTTTGGATTTTCTGCTATTTCAGAAGGAGTTCCTATTGCTGTTATCTGTCCTCCATTTATTCCACTACCCGGCCCTATATCTACTATAAAATCTGCTTCTTCTATAGTTTCTGGATCATGTTCTACTACTATTACTGTATTATCTAAGTCTCTAAGATGTTTTAAAGTTTTTATAAGTTTTGCAGTATCTCTTGGATGAAGTCCTATAGATGGCTCATCTAATACATATAAAACTCCACTTAATTTAGAACCTATTTGTGTTGCAAGTCTTATTCTTTGACTTTCTCCACCTGAAAGAGTTGTAGCTTTTCTATCTAATGTTAAGTAATCAAGTCCAACATCAAGTAAAAATTTAAGTCTTTCTTTTATCTCTTTTATTATTTTTGAGGATATAACTCTATCTTTTTCTGACATTGGGCTTTTTTCAAACTCTTCAAAAAAAGAATAAGCCTTTTTAATATCCATCTGAGTAATTTGCCATATATTTTTACCATTTATAAGAATATATAAAGCTTCTTTTTTTAGCCTTGAACCTTTACATACAGGACAGACTACTTCTTTAATATATTTTTCAAGTTCTTGTCTTTGCTTTTCATTTTCTGTTTCTAAATATTTTCTTTCTAAATGAGAAACTATATCAAATAAAAGTTCATCTTGAAGATGCGTAGGTAAATCATTAAATTTTGTGAATTTATCTATTCCATGATAATAAATAAAATCATAAATCATTCCTTTAATATATTTAAAATAAAAGCTATCAGTTATTCTAAAACTTTCAATTACTGATCTATTTTTATCAACAAGTAAATCAATATCTATTTTATGAATAACTCCTAATCCTTTACATTCAGGACAAGCACCATAAGGACTATTAAAAGAAAAAAGCCTTGGAGATATTTCTGCTATTGAAAAGCCATGCTCTGGACATGCAAATTTTTCACTAAATATTAAATCTTCATTATTTTCAAGTTTATTTATTATTACAATTCCTTCTCCAAGCTTTAAAGCTTGTTCTACACTGTCAACTAATCTTGATCTTATTCCTTCTTTAATTATTATTCTGT contains these protein-coding regions:
- a CDS encoding motility protein A, with the protein product MDIATLIGIIAAFLLIIVSIVMGGSPMAFVNIPSILIVIGGGLSASLASYPLPEFIKGLKAIVKAFKPTVPNIQEHIDFLVNILTKVRKDGILSLEAEIDSFYERDPFFGDLMRMLVDGIEIEQIKENAEAALTKYEQDLSTEIAIWDALGELFPAFGMIGTLIGLIQMLQNLNDPSALGPGMAVAMITTLYGAVLANAFAIPITKKLKYYKDVEMIVKESYILTVNAIDKGTNPNLFRGTLNTLFGIKGGE
- a CDS encoding flagellar brake protein → MDERVNILVEAFKRTTEKGVSIEGILIVIFLFSAIAGIILFSYNFKNILEKRRLKKLFIDTAREIGLTTEEVEILWNTAHKINRDPYLALEVKQTFEKIIDTYIKENPNFDQEKIRHMRKVLGFDIVPPFMPLTTTKDIDLFQSGNLILEDRRVDVALVDKDELYMYWAVLDPVPVRIEKGEKVLISFIRNNDAIYRFESIIEDIYKENDRTILKLPHTFHLERIQRRKDIRIPVTIPIKIYIKDLSFSFKTEDLSISGLKFCIPKTEDNNIKIFNLGAELNLEIYIENKIIETEGKIKNIYDREDRICFGIQFINLKKEYSKILEDFIKVKQMEFLKQYKKTKG
- the ispH gene encoding 4-hydroxy-3-methylbut-2-enyl diphosphate reductase; translated protein: MAQIILAESAGFCFGVKIAVDAAKKAGEELGGAYTDGPIIHNKQVVQFLESLNVRELEEGQQLKEGDTVLIRSHGVPPKEERRLKEAGVNVIDATCPFVKKVHEKVRQLVEEGYFVVIIGEHKHPEVIGILGHLEESGGKGIVVSNMEELIKNLPNKKRIGIVSQTTQSEDFFREAVGYIAENTEEVKIFNTICDATSVRQEEVKKIAPNVDIMIIIGGKHSGNTNRLAQISRALNPNTYHIEKADELQPKWFEGKERVGISAGASTPDWIINEVVERIKEITK
- the uvrA gene encoding excinuclease ABC subunit UvrA, translating into MDKIKIIGARQHNLKNINLELPKNKLIVITGPSGSGKSSLAFDTIYAEGQRRYVESLSAYARQFLGLMEKPDVDNIEGLSPAIAIDQKTTSKNPRSTVGTITEIYDYLRLLFARVGKPYCPECNAPITSQSPEEIVEQILKFKEGSKIQILAPIIRGKKGKHKEILEKIIKMGYPRVRIDGKIYLVEEVPELEKNKKHTIEVVVDRIIIKEGIRSRLVDSVEQALKLGEGIVIINKLENNEDLIFSEKFACPEHGFSIAEISPRLFSFNSPYGACPECKGLGVIHKIDIDLLVDKNRSVIESFRITDSFYFKYIKGMIYDFIYYHGIDKFTKFNDLPTHLQDELLFDIVSHLERKYLETENEKQRQELEKYIKEVVCPVCKGSRLKKEALYILINGKNIWQITQMDIKKAYSFFEEFEKSPMSEKDRVISSKIIKEIKERLKFLLDVGLDYLTLDRKATTLSGGESQRIRLATQIGSKLSGVLYVLDEPSIGLHPRDTAKLIKTLKHLRDLDNTVIVVEHDPETIEEADFIVDIGPGSGINGGQITAIGTPSEIAENPNSLTGKYLSGKLKIPFPKKRRKPDFSKKLVIKGAKEHNLKNIDVEIPLGLFVAITGVSGSGKSTLIYDILWNASKKHFGYKTDYIGKHDKIDGWGNIDKVINVDQSPIGKTPRSNPATYTKVFDLIRNLFASTPEAKLRGYKPGRFSFNVKGGRCEACKGEGVIKIEMHFLPDVYVVCDVCQGKRYNKETLSIEYKGKNIADVLDMTVAEALEFFKNIPSIKSKLKLLYDVGLDYIKLGQPATTLSGGEAQRIKLSRELSKRDTGRTLYLLDEPTTGLHSNDVKKLIDVLNKLVDKGNTVVVIEHNLDVIKNADWIIDLGPEGGDKGGQIVATGTPEDIVKNEKSWTGKFLKKYLQSS